Within the Streptomyces vilmorinianum genome, the region GATCGCGTTCGGAAAGCGGAAGCCTTTCTCACAGCCCGGGGCGGGGCGCGTTGCGGGCCTTCGCCGGGACCTGTCGGCGATCCTGGGGGACCATGTGGATGCTGTTCCTGGTCGTCTTGGTGCTCGCCGCCGTCAACGCGGTCAACAACCGGTTGGCCCCCGGCCTCTACGTGCCGGTCTGCGTCACCACGGCGGCCCTGCTCGTGCTGATCGCGCGGCTCTCCGGACTGACGGCGGACGATCTGGGTCTCGGGAGGGACACTGTCCGCCGCGGACTGCGATGGGGGCTGATCCTGGCCGCGGCCGTCGTCACGGTGTACCTGGCGGGGCTCGCCGTGCCGTTCACCCGGGATGTCTTCCAGGACCGGCGTGCGGCGGGTCTGACCGTCGGCGAGCTGGTGTACCACGCCCTGGTCCGCGTGCCGCTCGGCACGGTGCTGCTGGAGGAGATCGCCTTCCGTGGCGTGCTGTGGGCCATGCTGGAACGACGATGGGGCCACCTCTGGGCGACGGCCCTCTCCTCCTTCCTCTTCGGCCTCTGGCACGTCCTGCCCTCACGCGGGTTGACTCGCGCCAACGCGGCGGCCGCGGCGGTCTTCGGCACCGGCCCCGCCGGCGTGACCCTGTCGGTGGTGACGGCGGTCGCCGTCACGGCCCTTGCCGGTGTCCTGCTCTGCGAACTCCGCCGCCGATCGGGGAGCCTGATTCCGCCCATGGCACTGCATGGCGCGCTGAACAGCACGGGGTACGTGCTGGCCTGGGCGGCTGGACGCTGGTGGGGTTCCCCATAGCCCCCTCCCAGGCTCCGAGCCCACGGCACCGGACGCCGCGGCTGCAGCATCGACGGCGGGCAGCGCGCCCATCGATCAGGACCTGCTCGAAGCCTCGCGTCGGAGGCCGTCGGCGGTCACTGGTGGACTCCGGTGCACTGGAAGGGGCCCTACGCGTAGGGGAATTGCCCTACATGTCAAGGCAGTTCAGCGGACCGAGAGGCGGAAGGACATCTGCCCGAAGCCGACCATGTCCCCCGCCCGGACCGCCACCGCGCCCGTGACCCGGCGGCCGTTGACGGTCGTGCCGTTGGTCGAGCCGAGGTCGCGCAGGACCCAGAGCCCACCCTGGAGGGAGAGTTCGGCGTGCAGGCGGGAGACCGTCTCGTGGCTGAGCCGCAGTCCGTTCGCCGGGTCGCGGCCGATCCGCAGCGGGTGCGGGCCCGGTTCGGGCAGCAGCAGCTTCGGCAGCCGTTCGGCCTGCCAGGCGCGGCCGACCTTGGCCGTGAACGCGGACATCTTCTCGACCGCGCCCACCACGCGCTGCGTCCAGGTGGACTCGGTCTGCAGATCGGCGGTGAGGAGCGCGAGTTCGTCCGGCCGGCGCGCGGCGAGCGCCCGCTCCATCCGGAAGAGGAAGGTGTCGTGCGAGAGCCTCCCCTGCGCGGCACCCTCACGGAGCAGCACCAGCGCACGGTCCCGCTCGGCGTCGGAGAGCCGAGGGGAGTGCGTGGGGATCTCGAAAGGCGTCGTCACATCGTGATTGTCGGGCCGAGGGACCTGAAGTGTCCAGAACGGGGCCCACGGGCAAACCCGCATGCCCACCGAACAAGATCGCTGTTACGGTCTGCGGACTCGACTTCCTGGGGGATATGACGTGACCACGTCCTCGACCATGCACGACGGTTCCGACGGTTCCGACGGTTCCGACGGTTCCGACGGTTCCGACGGTTCCGACGGTCTGATACTGCGCCCGCTCTCCGGACCGGAGGAGCTGGCCCTGTTCTGCCGCCTCAGGTACGTCCTCGACCACGAACTCGAGGACGACCTCGCCACGGGCCGCCGACTGCCCGCGTGGATGTGGGTCGCCCTGCGCGGCGACCGCGTCCTGGCCAGGATCGCCTGGTGGACCAACAAGGAGGGCGGCGACCCGCTCGCCCTCGACTTCTTCGACCTCGACCCCACGCTGCCCGAGCCCGAGCGCGCCGAGATCGGCCTGCGCCTGCTCGAGACGGCGACCGCCGCGGTCGTACCGGCGGGCGCGGAGCGCGCAGCACGCCCGGAGTTCGGCCGGTTCCTGCCGGCGGACTGGCGCGAGGTGCCCGAGACGCGCGAGCAGCTGGAGACCCTCTTCGGCGTCCTGGAGCGCTCCGGGGCCCGCCCGCTGGTCGAGCGGCTGCGCCTGGAGTGGCGGCCCGGCACTCCCGTACCCGAGCCGAAGGGCCGGCTGGCGTTCCGCCCGGTACGGGACCGCGAGGACCTGGTCGCGCTGATGACCCCGGTCATGGAGGGCACGCTCGACGCGCACAGCCAGGCCGACCTGGCCTCCGGCCTCTCCGCGCGCGAGGCGGCGGAGAAGCACTACGACGAGGAGTTCCCGCACTACGCCTCGCCCCGCGAGTGGTGGCAGGTCGCCGAGCTCCCGGAGACCGGGGAGCCGGTGGGCTTCGTCATCCCGGCGCGGAACAACTACCACCACACGATCGCCTACATCGGTGTGCTCCCCACCCACCGCGGCAAGGGCTACATCGACGACATCCTGGTGGAGGGAACCCGCATCCTGGCCGGTCAGAATGTGCCGCGCATCCGTGCGGCGACCGACCTCGGCAATGTCCCGATGGCGAACGCCTTCGCCCGCGCGGGCTACGTGACCTTCGAGCGGGCGATCAACTTCGTCTGGGATGCGCCGGGCGCGGCCGGGTCCTGACTGCCAGGATGGACGCCGTAATCGTGTGGTCCATCGACGAGGGGATCGGCCGGTGCTGTTCGAGGTGTGGGCCCCGCAGGCCCGTGACCGGGTGACGCTGGAACTCAACGGTGCCGGACACCCCCTGGAGCGGGACGCCGAGC harbors:
- a CDS encoding CPBP family intramembrane glutamic endopeptidase, whose product is MWMLFLVVLVLAAVNAVNNRLAPGLYVPVCVTTAALLVLIARLSGLTADDLGLGRDTVRRGLRWGLILAAAVVTVYLAGLAVPFTRDVFQDRRAAGLTVGELVYHALVRVPLGTVLLEEIAFRGVLWAMLERRWGHLWATALSSFLFGLWHVLPSRGLTRANAAAAAVFGTGPAGVTLSVVTAVAVTALAGVLLCELRRRSGSLIPPMALHGALNSTGYVLAWAAGRWWGSP
- a CDS encoding GNAT family N-acetyltransferase; translation: MILRPLSGPEELALFCRLRYVLDHELEDDLATGRRLPAWMWVALRGDRVLARIAWWTNKEGGDPLALDFFDLDPTLPEPERAEIGLRLLETATAAVVPAGAERAARPEFGRFLPADWREVPETREQLETLFGVLERSGARPLVERLRLEWRPGTPVPEPKGRLAFRPVRDREDLVALMTPVMEGTLDAHSQADLASGLSAREAAEKHYDEEFPHYASPREWWQVAELPETGEPVGFVIPARNNYHHTIAYIGVLPTHRGKGYIDDILVEGTRILAGQNVPRIRAATDLGNVPMANAFARAGYVTFERAINFVWDAPGAAGS
- a CDS encoding DUF1707 and FHA domain-containing protein, which codes for MTTPFEIPTHSPRLSDAERDRALVLLREGAAQGRLSHDTFLFRMERALAARRPDELALLTADLQTESTWTQRVVGAVEKMSAFTAKVGRAWQAERLPKLLLPEPGPHPLRIGRDPANGLRLSHETVSRLHAELSLQGGLWVLRDLGSTNGTTVNGRRVTGAVAVRAGDMVGFGQMSFRLSVR